From Camelina sativa cultivar DH55 chromosome 7, Cs, whole genome shotgun sequence, one genomic window encodes:
- the LOC104701791 gene encoding single-stranded DNA-binding protein WHY2, mitochondrial, which translates to MMKQARTLLSRSLCDQSKSLLEEKVRATTLRGFASWSDSSASRGGFSGQKDAAKPSGRVFAPYAIFKGKAALSVEPVLPTFTEIDSGNRRIERRGSLMMTFMPSIGERKYDGAQKQLFSLSPTEVGSLISMGSKDSSEFFHDPSMKSSNAGQVRKTLSIKPHADGSGYFFSLSVVNNILNTNDRFVVPVTTAEFAVMKTAFSFALPHIMGWDRVIDQVGTGTQKTTSQHLTTGPQHIEQEWDK; encoded by the exons atgatgaagcaaGCTCGCACTTTGCTCTCGAG GAGTCTTTGCGACCAAAGTAAGTCACTCTTGGAAGAGAAAGTGAGAGCTACGACGTTGCGTGGTTTTGCAAGCTGGTCAGATTCTTCTGCATCTAGAGGTGGTTTCTCTGGTCAAAAAG ATGCTGCAAAGCCTAGTGGTCGAGTGTTCGCACCTTATGCTATTTTCAAGGGCAAAGCTGCTCTCTCTGTTGAACCTGTTCTCCCCACTTTCACCGAAATCGAT TCAGGAAACCGTCGGATAGAGCGTCGTggatccttgatgatgacttttATGCCTTCTATTGGTGAGCGTAAGTACGATGGGGCACAGAAACAG TTGTTTTCTTTGTCACCTACGGAAGTTGGATCCTTGATTAGCATGGGTTCCAAAGACAGCTCTGAGTTTTTCCATGACCCTTCCATGAAgtcaag TAATGCTGGTCAAGTCAGGAAGACATTGTCAATTAAGCCCCACGCGGATGGTAGCGGCTACTTCTTCTCATTGA GCGTTGTCAATAACATCCTCAATACCAATGACCGTTTTGTGGTTCCTGTCACAACAGCTGAATTTGCAGTGATGAAGACAGCTTTTAGT TTTGCCCTTCCACACATCATGGGTTGGGATCGCGTAATAGATCAAGTTGGTACTGGAACGCAGAAGACTACTTCACAACATCTAACGACTGGTCCTCAGCATATTGAGCAGGAGTGGGATAAATGA